The window ttatatttttgttttaaagcagtTGACATGCTCACGATTTTGCCATTGCTTTAGTTTTATCATACACAATCAATTTCTATTATTCACAGAATGGTGCATTGCTTTTATGCAACCCTTCTTTTGTTGTAGACATGACAATTGTGTCATCTGCGTACATCAATACCATGAACTGAATATCTATCAGTGTCAAAATGATTGGGCTGACGGTCACTCTGTAATCTGTAGCCCTCTATGTCATTCATGAACAGTGCAAACTTTCACCCTGAAAAGAAACCCtcagatataataatattaacgcAGTTTGCACTTGACTTCTCTTCccctttatttatatttttgtgtaaattTTGCACTGATGCCATTTGAGCAACAGATCGTGTGACTCAGCTGCGTCAGTgacagtagaccacatgacactaaaagcctctgcaatacaaatacactgtgcaatacaatgtttataatagtttctgtctgtatatataatatttcagttactgtggattctctactgtgtttttattgctcatttataatacttatttttatcttgtttttttactatgataAAGACTCACctgtgcaataaaataaatataatatatatacatacatatacatatatatatatatacatacatatatatacatatatatatacatacatatatacatacatatatacatatacatatatacatacatatatatatatacatatatatatatatatacatatatatatatatatacatatatatacatatatatatgtatatatatatatatatatatatatatatacatatatacatatatatacacatatatatatatatatatatatatatatatatatatatatatatatatatatatatacatatatatatattctatgctgctgtaatcctgtacatttccccgctgcagtactaataaaggattattttgtcttatcttatcttaacttaactCAGTAAaagtttaatgtattttcactTCATGCTCACATGAAGAGTCATAAAGAGTCATAATGAGTCATAAAGAGATGCATGTGTTGTCTCCTCCCTGTTATCCACATGCATGCTGTGCTGCAGCCActgggggtcaaaggtcaccacaAACCCTTCATGCACATTGAAGAACCCGGATGTTGGGCATTAGCATCGTAAGCTAACACAAACACCATCATATACCAGCATGTATCCACggctgcacagacacacagtcaccCAAACTAGCtgctggacagacagacaactcACCTGTCATGTAGTTGGTCCATTTGTACAGAACCCCCTCCATGGCTGCGCCTCACATCGGCTAGCTTAGCCTGTTAGCTTCCCCGCTAGCATTAGCAACGAGCTAACCAGCTAGCGCTCGCTTTGGCCGCAGTGACAGCGGCTGTTTGACCTTCTGGGGCGTGTGAGAGCCGACAGGCAGTGTCGGCACGGTGTCATGTTGGCgtctgggtgtgtgtttgtgctgagaTGTGTGTAAACTGGGGAAGATAACTCGTGGACAGTCAGCtgatggaggaagaaaaaatgtcaacaaaactGGAGCGGTTCTACGGAAGCCTGGAGGGGACATTTCACAAGGCGAATGGCCGAAAAGCgattctactactactactatgatattagtggtggaggaagtatttgatcctttacttcagtaaaagtactaataccacattATGACAGTACTCCTctagtagtaaaagtactaataccacattATGACAGTACTCCTCTAAAGTAAAATACCACATTAAATGACAGTACTCCActagtagtaaaagtactaataccacattATGAAagagtagtaaaagtagtaataccacattATGACAGTACTCCTCtagtagtaaaagtactgcTAAAACCacacttaaagtaaaagtactaataccacattatgaaaatactccactagtagtaaaagtactgcatttaaaaacctcacttaaagtaaaagtactaataccagaTTGTGAAatagtagtaaaagtactaataccacattATGACAGTACTCCTctagtagtaaaagtactaataccacattATGAAAGTACTCCATtctagtagtagtaaaagtagtactgcatttaaaaacctacttaaagtaaaagtactaataccacattATGAAAATACTCCTCTAGTAGTAAAAATACCACATTTAAAAACCtcacttaaagtaaaagtactaataccacattATGACAGTACTCCTctagtagtaaaagtactaataccacattATGAAAATACTCCTctagtagtaaaagtactaataccacattatgaaaatactccactagtagtaaaagtactgcatttaaaaacctcacttaaagtaaaagtactaataccacattATGAaatagtagtaaaagtagtaataccacattatgaaaatactccactagtagtaaaagtagtaataccacattatgaaaatactccactagtagtaaaagtactgcatttaaaaacctcacttaaagtaaaagtactaataccacattGTGAAATATACTCCActagtagtaaaagtactaatacattataataCCACAGTAAAAGTATGAAATACTCCTctagtagtaaaagtactaataccacattATGAAAGTACTCCTctagtagtaaaagtactaataccacattATGACAGTACTCCTCTAGTAGTGAAagtactgcatttaaaaacctcacttaaagtaaaagtattcaataataatctgcagattactcaaagtatgaaaagtaaaagttgtaattattcaattcaattttcatTATATATTGCTTTTGGGGTTTGCATTATTGGTAAACCAGGCACGTGTTTATgcattacatacagtaccagtcaaaagtttagacacaccttctcattcaactactttgaagaatctaaaatataaaacatattctggtttgttgagcatttgtttttataaaaaaaatacataaaatgttattttgaaaacagttgATTGTTGTATTTTAACGCACTCTCCCCAATTGGGGAACGGATGACACAGGAAATTGTAAGTCATTTTGCTCACAATAACAACATCATTCTTGCTTTTTGCATATTATTTGTACGTCATGTAGTCTTTTGctgaaacatttctaaaatcCCCAACACCAGCTGATCGGTAGTGAAAAGTATGactaaaactaaatgtttagATGAGCTTGTATGgacaaaaacattcatcaattgttttttgtgtctaaacttatcacaaagaaaaaaagtgtgtgaaatAAAAGGACGGCACAAAGGTAACTGATTGAAACCAGCATGTAAAACAAGGAGTCAAGACAATTTTCATAATTCTTAATCTCTCTTTATTGCATTAGAACATACATTTctcatatatctatatatatatatattttataaatgtgaatTTGTACACTACAATCTTTTATTGTAACATGTTAGAAAATACTCGTAACGCTCCAAAAACATAGCACTAAAAACAGTTACCAAACAATGATTATTACATTTCctcgttttttgttttggccaccaagaagagaaaaaaagaaataaaaacaagatggcggaGACAAAACTGTCAATCGGGAGGAGAGGACCACGGTCGAAGACAGACGGTTGGACCAtcgcagtattttttttttagtggcaGCCATTCTTTTaaatggatgatgatgatgatgagggggCGGGGTTTATCGCAACAGGtgcaaagaggaggagagatatGAGGAAGCGTGGAAACCGGTGAGCATCAACCACATGGGAGGGTTGTTGTAATTACAATAAATTACAGACGTTTAATTATACAATTTAGACAAATCACTTAACCCTCAAAGCTTAATTTAGACTTCACGTCAACATTGAATTAAATGCCTTTAATGCCAATCCCGTCAAAAACTAACATCCCAACTCTGCAGCTTTTACATGAAGTCGTAGGTAGCTGCTCTCCgccacacaaactcacacaatcTGATTAAACGGTTCCTTTTCAGCTCAAAAGTGGCCGACAAAGAATTACTGCTTATATATTTAGCAGCAGTATTTTCTCAGGGGTTTGTGGAGCAAAACGGTTACAAAATGAGAAGGAATATTTGGTCCACGTTGTTCTGTTTCTGCTCGATATGTTTGATGGCTGACTGTATGACCAGCGTGGAAAGTGGGGACAGAAGTGATCCTTTTGCAGAGAGATTTGGGAACAGGGGGTACAGTATAACCatctaacacacaaacacacacacacacacacaccgaggtTTAAAAACTAGCGCTACAGACACAACAACTGGCACTGTTGGGAGGCCGAGGACTGATTAATCTGCATGTaggtgggaggagggggaggaagagaaagaggaggttGTGAGGCATCGAGGAAACGTTAAAGATCAAACCTCTCAGGAACAAAAcccactattttttttttttgcagattggAGAAAAGGGAGTCGTGCAACACTGTGTAACATCACGGAATGATTGTCCTCTTGAACATAACTCACCTCCCCTCCTCATCTACACTATTTATGTCTCTTTTGAACTTTTGTGgatctttttttacttctcagGGATTTCCTCTCtcattacacacatacacacaaaacccTGTGACCATAAAAgacatttatatacacacactctctcacacacacacacacacacggacacaacAGGtagacacactttttttttaacccaataGAACGGCAGACTGGTTTGTTAGCAGGAAGCAGAGGGCTGGATAGTGCACATGTTGATTATAACGGAGCTTAAAGCGCACAGACGCAGCAGTCTGTCGTTGATATGACAATCAGCGCTACAGCGGCACAATAGAACTGCACTCGTACAAAAGTCAATATGATCTATTGCATTATTCTAAAAATGAGaatgcattttttcccctccatcGTTAGTCCAAAAGGTGTTTTCAGTTTAGTCGAATAAgtctagaaaacaaaaaaggaaagagttGTGCtagaaaattaatattttttaaaatccattatcaagctgcttttctgtttatcattgaatatctttgggttttgatttagtaataaagaaaaaaaaagcaatttaaaggAAATTTTGATCACAATTTTCTatcattttataaaccaaacatttaattgaagataattaaaaacataatgttttataataataacataaaaaatctCTTAGCATATGCAACCtcaatttttttgcatttgtaaaaCAGAAGTTTGCAGTCAAAAGTACCAACATTTAAGACATCTCATGtttccttcctcccccctcctcctcctccctcagtgAGCAGTATGATGGTGTTATGATGTCTGGTTTCTAAGGCAGTATCACAGTACAGTCCATAGAGAAACAACAGCAGTACAGAATTACACTGGCCTGCCCAGAACCTTACATCCAGCTCAGGTGGGACACTGACGGCATCTGGAtttgaattttttgtttttgttttaaagcctcCGTTTTTTTGGTTTACAGTTTCCAAAAAACAGTTAGTTGTTGGTGGAAATTTTTGCTTTATactgaacatttaaaatcaggaagcaaagaggggaaaaagaagaTTTTGAGGTAAATTAAAAGTGTTAAAGTCTCATTATAATCTCATTTCCTAAGGCACATGCCGAGTTCTTTATGCGACATCACTGGTTTGAAACCGGCTCATGACCACCGTCACATGTCATGTTCTCCTCATCTCTTTCCAATCACACTCCACTGTGAAAAAACAGAACATTGTAACGCCTGACAGATAAACTCAATGCTGCTGTGGTTGTCATTTagaattaattataattaaaccACAAGCAGCATAACTGAAGACTTCAGATTGACTGTAATGACTGTTAAATAATCAACCTTTGCAGAAGACGGTTATTGCTTCACGGTAGCAAGTTACGTTGGCTAGTTTAGTAGCTgagtgagacagaaaacagaaaactgtgTGTAAGATTtgattttctgaaataaaaaaaacttgaaattaTAGTGGTAATGAAAAAGGTTTTCTAGGTAATTAAGATTACAAACATCTTGTGTTTTAACACGAGATATTTCAGATTTTAGCTACGGTCATTTCAGGTAGTATAGTACTTTAAATatcgctcatgtacactttaaATCATTATCATGCCAACACTTGTGGGCTCCAAACACTCcagattttctgttttaaataaccattttgttttatatcGCTGttaattgaatgtgtttttttttttttttttactttgggcATTAGGAAATAGTTATGAATTTGATGTCATTAtgtagacaaaaaaataaaaatccatataaaacagattaaaagataataaaaacaaccattcattaaaaaaagaaggttaGATCAGAGATATTCTATGCTTTGCTCAAAGTGCAGCAGTCACCTCAAACCTCAGATAGCACTGCAGATCAATAAATACTgaagttattaatattattaaaaatttAAACTCCTGGCATCACATCAAAATTGCATCCTTTCTGTTGTTGTGACCACAGTGGAGTGTGAAGTggccaaaaaaaggaaacagctCATTTACAGAGCTGATACTGGGAatgggagggggggtgggggggtgtcTCCTTCTACAACTTCTCGAGGTTTCCAGTAAATTCAGTGGCACAACTCTCAGATACAGGGTTCTGGGCCAGAGCTGGGCCGGGAACCGCCCGGCTGTGATGTGGGTCGGTTCTGGCACGGAGGTCGCCGGATTTCTGATTGTTCTTTTAGCAGAAAACGGCCGGGGGGACGGGGGACGGCTCAGACAGCTCAGGTTGCCTATTTTTCTCTAAGTTGCGTTGCGAGGTTCAACTACACACTATGACTATTAGACAGTTACCTATTACTATTAAGGGACAACAACTGGAGCATCTGGAGCCTCCAGGAGTGCCAGAACCGACCCAAATGCCTCTGGTTTGGGTGATATTGTAGTGCGTGTGGTCTATAGTACAGTAGCATCAACACAATGGTCCAATAGACAGATCAGATAGAAGATATCATACAGATGGTCCAATACAGTTATAGTACAACATCTATACATCAACTATACATTGTgcgtctttttttttcctttgttataTTTTCAATGGGGGTCTCATGGGGGTTAGACTTGGTCACCATTACATCACTGCTTTAAGacggggggagagggggagtaGTGGTGTGCAGAGCCATAGATAAACAGGGTTTGATCGCTTTAGTGTGACAGCAACGACAATGTTAGTGCTGCAATCCTGATACTTGGCAAccgttgtgtgtttgtggagacACACAGCTAGAGTGCAAGAACGTATACGCTAGTTAAGTGGAGTGGCAGTAAAAGAGCAACAGgcaagtttttatttaataatttagaGGTAGAGGATCCAATCATCACTAAAGCATTTGTCTAGCAAGAGAGGCAATAAAAACTATTCAAAGTCAAAGTTGTCATATTGACATTTAAGGTGTGTTGATTGATTTACAACCTCAACTCATGCATTGagtaacatgtaaaaaaacattccacCTTAATAGTTTTCTGTAGCCATCGGTGGCCTTTTAGCgccaaagtgaaaaaaataatatatatatcagtctGTAGCTAGCCGACTTCTTCATTTGATCGgcatacacaaataaaattaagaaatttaaaacacaaactggtCACACAAGACGCTTGTTGAGACTCTAATGCCAGGTGTGAACTGGGGCTCTgttgcagtgtttgttttatgaatgcAACGACAAATCATTCCTGCTGCATTGGAAACGCTAAGTGGTTTAGTTTCTTAAATCGCAGCATTGATCAGGATGTGTACCAGAGAAACTTTCAACCAGCGAGGAAACCAAAAACTGCTTTTCAACACTCCCCACTAAAGAGTAATACTAGGACTAATCAAGTTATACTACTTTAGGAAGTTCTCtgagaacaaaaaaactaccttttgtaaaacaaatatgaaatcaGCTTTGTCCAAATCTGACTTTAGTCACTCCAAAACAATTCCTCTGTGTTGAGGACTGGACCTTGAATGTATTTTCAGGGTTTTCCAATTATCCTCATCCCTCTCATATTTTTCTGTTAGTATTGccagtatgtttttttcatacgGCCTGCTTTTTGACACTTAAACCCGAcagatttctaaaaaaaaacctgtgctACATACCGCATTAGAGACGAGGCAGTACCGCGACCAAACTCACTGTTTATCCATGGCTCTAGTTCCAAAACAGGGTCTGGGTAAAAGGTTTACAGGTTAAGGGGTTCAGGACCTAAAGGGGTAAAAGGGGTTTAAGGGTAAAAGGACTACAGGGGTTACAATACTAAGGTTTTATTTAAGGAGTCTGGATGATGAGGTGTTGAAGTTTGGAAACGACAGTCAAAGGTTTACAGTGATGAGAGATTCACCGAGATACTGGAATTCGAGAGATTCATGGGTGAAGAGGAGAAAGGTTAGTATGAGTCTTATGGGTCGGTAATGTTAGGATATGACGGTGGCCTCCAATACTATAGCAGGGTCCTCTATGTCCGCTTTACTTTGAACCATCCTCAGCTCCAGCTGGGGCGGACTGGGCTTCCGACCAGGACCTGCTAActctgagagacagagggggggtGGAAAGATggaaatgcagagaaaaaataagattaacatttatttgaaagctACATCACGcaatttattcaaatgtaaaaatagtttGGACAAACTGTGCCAAACCTATGCAAACTGTTTGCAAAGCAGTTCAAATCTTTAACATTCTTCTGTAATTCAGATGTTTATGCCACCTGTAATGATtgtagctttttcttttttccatacATACAATTTGAAACCCTGGAAAATGAGTTTAGAGATGTGTGAATGTCATCATGTTGCCTGCatgtggtttaaatgttttaattatcttaTCCACATATCTACATCTGTATCTGCCGGTCCTTTTCCTTTCCTATATGCGTCGCAGGTTGACATGAGAAGAACCGGTCCAATGAACTGCTCTAGCTCTTGTGGATAATCTGCAGCCTGATAGATGAACAGTAAGTGGTGCTTTGAGTGAGTTACGAAACAAAGTGCTTTGCATCTAAAAATATAACTCTCATAGTGTTACGCAGATGTGATTGCAATCAGGCTGAATTATATCAGGAAATCTACTGGACACAAATAGATTAAAAGGAGGGTTACTCTCTAGTGATtctgttattaatattttcaataaCCTCTGACAAAACTGCTTGACTCGTGTCAATGTTTTAAACTATTAAGTACATGATTCAATTCTAGCTTTCCTGTtgaccttgttgttgttgttgttgttaaacaGCATACATTTTTAGCAAATTTAAAGCTTTAGATGTCTATAACAAGCCCTACTTTTCTTACCGTGAGCATACGAAATAGTCCTCTGGATAACATGGTGCATGACTGAAAAAGTCTTCTCACAGGCCATCTGAGAAGAGTGAAAACGAAGTTATTAGCATttctaataaaatcaaaacCTAATTTCCTGacgtaaaatatttaaaaacaagtgtGTTTCTAGTGTGGCTGTCTTCATATCGTACCTTTAGGTCATTAGGGTAGTGGTGTGTCCACGCTAGCAGCATAGCAGCAAACAAATCTCCAGTTCCTACAAAGACGGCGTCTACTTTGTGAACTTCTATTCGAACTCTCTGTGTCGTCTTGCTGCCGTCGGGACGAACTGAGCGGCACAGACACAAGACACGACACGTTGAAGGGCTCATTCTGTCTCACAACATAAACGTACAGACAACTCATATGCACCATAGTTCACACATAATGTCAACGTACTTTGGCGCTGGCTGCCCAGCGACACGAGGAAGCGGTCTCCCAGTCTGGAGGGCAGATCGGAGGAGGTGATGACCACTGTGTCTGGGCCCATGGCGTGGAGGAGGTCCATGACCTACAGACAGTCATGTATTCAGTCAGCAGCAAGTGTTTAAAGCAAGATATATAACATgcaagaaaggaaaggaaggattATGTAGTGAGAGATCTCTTACCTCTACAGCGTCTTTCTCTGTGCTGATGTTTTTCCCCGTCAACAATCTACAACACAAGCAAACAGCACTGTAACATAATACACTGAACTTTAAGTTAttggacataaaaacacagacattccCATTTAAGAGCCTAATAAAGTCCAAAAGaagactttaaataaataattctactCATAACAGTTATGGGAACACACAAGTGCAAAAAGGGAAAGATCCATAAGTAATGTGAGTATTTAATGTATATAGAAAACCTTTAATATGATTGTGTGAATGTATGGAAACACCACTAGGTGGTGTAAGTTGAGATGAGACACAGTTATCTCTTCAACTGTGGCTTgaagttattgtttttcataaatGCAGACATTTATTGAAtgcaaggaaaaaaagaagttgagAAAAATGTGGAAAACTTTTTATATGTTACCGTTTCTCAGTGGAGatcattgaaataaaagaaaaactgcatgtTTCTATTTGATCTCAATGAGGAGCCATAAACAGTATAGTattttaactttgaaaaaaCAGTTTCAATAAGACAATGTAAGACACAGtactgaaaatgaatattttttttaaaatctacatGGTTTAAAAGGGTAAATCAAGAAGGAGAAGCTACATTTTGACGTATTTTCTGTTAATCTTTCTAAAATGtgtaaaaccacaaaataaagGTATTAGATAACATGCATGAGTGGCGTTACATAAAGATTGTGTTTGCTAATACTCGGTAAATCTAAATTTAGTaagtttatctttaaaaaaaaaaaagacaattacagAACTGTCACGCTAGATTAACAGGatttaaatcaatacaaatctgcaaatataaaaataaaacttgaacTCACTCGGCCTCAAACTGGTTGGGAGTTATAATGTCGGCAACAGGAACCACCTTGTTCTTATAGACCGGATAGAGATTCTGAGGAACGTACTGAGGAACGAGACACACAGGTTAGAGTCACAtaacacaatgaaaacacacaaacagtgctCTAAATGAacgactacacacacacacacacacacacacacacacacacacaatgaaaacacacaaacacacacactacacacacacacacacacacacacacacacacacacataaatgagtGGGCTCAGTTTTCTCTGatctttgttttcatggttTTAAATGATGAGCTCTAACAGACAGAATATGATGCTAatccctgaaaacacacacacacacacacagtcactgtgtgtgtgtgtgtgtgtgtgtattttcaggTGTGTAGTTCTGTCAGATCACAATAATCCATCTGTCACTGAGAAATGAGCCTTGTAACAGCCCCCACTAACACACTcaaatatatatagagataaaaacacacacaaggatgAGCACTAAAACCCTCCCACACACATTAAAGGCACAAGAATCATAAACAtctaaccacacacacacacacacacacacacacacacacacacacacacacacacacacacacacacacacacacacacacacacacacacacacacacacacacacacacacacacgcacacacacacacacacacacacacacactaatctcACCATAGATCCGTGATCACCGAGGACGGGGTCACATACTGAAacgacacaaacacattcagagtCAGACACAGAGCGCAGACCTGTGAAAGCTCCACATCCCATAATGCAGCAGTGATAGGGAGGCATGAAACTGGATTTGGAGATGTAAACGCATCTGAGGCCAGCATGTAGAGGAACACGACAGAAAAgaggtttgtttttaatgtagacattctcttgaaaaaaaagaaaagacgaCTAAAAGGCTCTGCTAGTGCCTCTTCATTACATCTCACAATTAAAAAGTGCCAAAGGGAGAAAATACTGATCATTTCTCTAttattacacaaaaatgtaacatttgtaCTGAAGAtagcataaatatatatttgttgggCCATAGTACTGACATACAGTATTATCACTTTATAAGGTTAATATGGGAAAGTGATGGCAAACAGTTTCTAATTTAAAATCCATTTCAAGTCATGTCTCCGGCCAATTTAAGGCAAAAGTTTAAAATTCACTCTCCTGATTGTTTAGTTTTGGTCTCCAGTAATTCGTGAGGGGAAATATATTTGGCTGTTTAGCTTCAAATGCTACATTATGTTCACCAACTAGCCAGCTAACATAACTGGTAGTT is drawn from Anoplopoma fimbria isolate UVic2021 breed Golden Eagle Sablefish chromosome 6, Afim_UVic_2022, whole genome shotgun sequence and contains these coding sequences:
- the LOC129092520 gene encoding pyridoxal kinase-like; protein product: MECRVLSIQSHVVRGYVGNKSASFPLQVLGFEVDSINSVQFSNHTGYSHWKGQVLTADELHVLYEGIKLNNVHQYDYVLTGYTRDTSFLEMVVDIVQELKRANPNLVYVCDPVLGDHGSMYVPQNLYPVYKNKVVPVADIITPNQFEAELLTGKNISTEKDAVEVMDLLHAMGPDTVVITSSDLPSRLGDRFLVSLGSQRQIRPDGSKTTQRVRIEVHKVDAVFVGTGDLFAAMLLAWTHHYPNDLKMACEKTFSVMHHVIQRTISYAHELAGPGRKPSPPQLELRMVQSKADIEDPAIVLEATVIS